A genomic window from Salvia splendens isolate huo1 chromosome 11, SspV2, whole genome shotgun sequence includes:
- the LOC121754514 gene encoding uncharacterized protein LOC121754514: MVLWHPPNAPWVKLKTNGAFSTSTLAVEERGLVRGSDGGLLRAFYAPVAASSSFEEELLALIRGLEMAMELSIHIWIELDSVGLVSLLSSGHLSSADFRHHMALIRSMTAQRQVRFSHIYREGNRDANFLAGRGVQTLALTYFDPISAPRYLKVLVRMD; this comes from the coding sequence atggtcCTATGGCATCCTCCTAATGCACCTTGGGTGAAGTTGAAGACAAACGGTGCCTTCTCTACATCGACACTGGCGGTGGAGGAGAGAGGATTGGTTCGTGGTTCTGATGGAGGCCTTCTGCGGGCTTTTTATGCACCGGTAGCTGCATCATCGAGTTTTGAAGAGGagcttttggctctgattagGGGTTTGGAGATGGCTATGGAGCTTTCTATTCACATTTGGATAGAGCTGGACTCAGTGGGTCTGGTTAGTTTGTTGTCATCTGGACACCTTAGCTCCGCGGATTTTAGACATCAtatggctttgatccggagcATGACAGCTCAGCGGCAGGTTCGATTCTCACATATCTACAGAGAAGGAAACCGGGATGCTAAttttctggcaggtaggggggtccagacccttGCCCTTACATATTTTGATCCAATCTCTGCGCCTCGGTACCTGAAGGTGCTAGTTAGGATGGACTAG